CGGGAACATTTTATGAGAATCCACAACGGAAACTGTCCCAGCTAGATATAACTCATAAAGATAGCGTAATAAAAAGAATACAAGAGCTTGATCCAGACATAATTGTACATACTGCAGCAATTTCGGATCCAGACACCTGTGGACGGAAACCCGATATGGCGGCAGAAATTAATGAAGAGGGAACAAGGAATGTCGCAGAGGCAGCCAAACGTGTTGGCGCAAAATTGGTATATATATCAACATCATTTGTATTTCCTGCTAACGGGACGTATGCAACTGACTCAACACCAAACCCACAGACAGTATATGGGCAGACCAAATACAATGGGGAAAAGATAATACAAGATGAGTTATATGATTACATCATTATTCGTTGCCCGAAACTCTTTGGGACAGCTAAGCCTGAGAATGTTAACGATATAACTGAGTCTATACTTCGAGCACTTACAGAAGATGGAGAAGCCGAACTAGACGATACGACGGAACGTTATCCTCTCTTTATCGATGATGTGGTATTAGCAACGCAACGATTGTTGAATATCGACGCACAGGGAATCTATCATCTTAGTACCCACAAGCCGCACACAAAATACGAGTTTGGAAAGTTGGTCGTCGATATTTTTGAATTGGAGGGTGATCTGATACCTATTGAAGAGAGTGCAAACGTGAACCGCCCATCTGGTATTGAGCTAGACACCACTAATTCCAATAGCCTAGGCATAAAATTTCAGACCGTTGCCGGGGCATTGAACACGATCAAGCATCAACGAGGCTGTTCATTCAAAACGATCTATTCATTTAATCCAGAAGAATTGGTCGAAGGGGAAAGCGCGAGTAAGATCCGTGCACGACTCGGCCAAGAGTTAGGTCAAGATGATG
Above is a genomic segment from Halomicrobium sp. LC1Hm containing:
- a CDS encoding sugar nucleotide-binding protein, coding for MDILITGASGFLGSRYRHLLEKDHNVAGTFYENPQRKLSQLDITHKDSVIKRIQELDPDIIVHTAAISDPDTCGRKPDMAAEINEEGTRNVAEAAKRVGAKLVYISTSFVFPANGTYATDSTPNPQTVYGQTKYNGEKIIQDELYDYIIIRCPKLFGTAKPENVNDITESILRALTEDGEAELDDTTERYPLFIDDVVLATQRLLNIDAQGIYHLSTHKPHTKYEFGKLVVDIFELEGDLIPIEESANVNRPSGIELDTTNSNSLGIKFQTVAGALNTIKHQRGCSFKTIYSFNPEELVEGESASKIRARLGQELGQDDDIEADMVVPVPESGIYPAMGYADEMGIPLYHGIIRDYETEKTLYEPNIEDRTRMLREKLVAVEDILEDERVVIIDEAVISGLTLSTVIDKCQTAGVSEIHVRIPSPPMRTQCSYGVLSEDADLVTDGASMCISELQKEIEDKYNLSSFRYLPIERFRQRVPTDYGFTCTECFEGNKQ